The DNA window CAACAATATTAATAATAGCATCTGGAGCATCGTTTAATAAATAGTTTCTAGAAACTACTTCTTCAAGAGTATAGGGTGAAAGAGAGTATATACCAGGTAAATCAATGATTTCCACATCTTTATTTCCTTTCAATCTCCCTCCCTTTTTTTCAACGGTTACACCAGGCCAATTGCCCACATATTGTGAGCTTCCTGTAAGAGTATTAAACATCGTAGTCTTGCCACTGTTTGGATTCCCCGCAAGAGCTATTCTTAAATTCATATACTATTCCTCCTTTAACAAGTTAGTTACGACTAACTTCATGTTCTAAAATATGCAGTCCCTAGGACTGCTTAAATTTATTGTACTTCAATCATTTCTGCATCGGCTTTACGCAGACTAAGCTCGTAGCCACGAACATTTACTTCAATGGGGTCTCCTAAAGGTGCATACTTACGAACCATAATCTTAACACCTTTTGTGATTCCCATATCCATAATCCTACGTTTTACAGCTCCTTCTCCATGGAGCTTTACAACAGTAACAGTTTCTCCACATTTAACTGAATTCAATGTGTTCATGTCTTTGTCCTCCTTATACCATAATTCTATTAGCCATGACTTTATCAAGCGCCACACGAGTATTTTTGACATTTAAAATCACGTTCCCTGCAAGCTCAGAAACAATAGTAACATCTGCGCCCTCCACAAATCCGAGGCTAGCCAGGAATTTACGTACATCATCTTTTCCTACAATTTTCTTAATAAAGTTAGTTTCTCCTATTGCAGCCATAGTAAGTGGCATCATAATTCCTCCTATTAGTTAGCCTAGACTAACCTTTAATTTAAATTTAGTCTATCACCCTGTTTATAATTTGTCAATAGAGTTTTTCGCTTTTTTGTTGATTTAATTAAAGTTTTCTGTTAACATGAACGTAGGATTTGGAGGTGTGATTTTATTGAAAATTCAAGAATCTGCTGAAAACTACCTTGAGACAATTTTGATGCTCAAAAATAGAATTGGTCAGGTCCGTTCTATAGATATAGTTAATGAGCTAAACTTTTCTAAACCTAGTGTGAGCAACGCAATGAAACAGTTTCGTGAAAATGGATATGTTACTATTGATAAAAAGGGATTTATTACTTTAACAGAATCTGGTCTAGAAATTGCTGAGCGGATATACGAACGCCACAGCCTGCTGACAGAATGGCTTGTAGCACTTGGTGTCAGCAAGGAAACTGCTCTAGAGGATGCATGTAGGATTGAACATCATATTAGTCAAGAGAGCTTTGAAAAAATCAAAGTACATTGTGAAAAATGCATTTTATCTAATAATTGCAAGAAAAATGATAATTGATTACTTGATCGCTTCCACCATATAATTTCAACACTGCTGGGTACCCCCAGCAGTTCTTTTCTATATTCTCATCCTTTCATATCTAATATTTTATATTTAATATTAATGGAACATGCTTTTATCTATTCTTTTACTTTTCGGGCACATATGGTTTAAATGTATAAAATTACTAGGTTACATAATTGTAATTATATTGTAATCAAATTATAATCTAATCTCAGCTTTAATGCTATATAATTATAGATGACGACGGAAGAAATATAGGAAATATGGAACTTTTTCGTCGAAATTACTGTCAAACCTATTAGTTTTCCTCACAAAAATCGAGATGTAAAAACAAAAAACAAAAGAGAGGTGTATACACAATATGAACAGATACATAAGAAATTTCGTAGTAGGGGTTTCCTCTGCCGCCATAATTTTTTGCAGTTTTACTCCAAGCTTTGCAAGTAAGCCCTTCATAATACATGAAGAAAAGATGTCAGAAAACATATCAAGTGGTGTAATACACGAGACAATTAAGCAGTTCAATGCTAATGGCTGGTGGAACATAAATGTGCTTAGAATAAATCTTGATGACCAATACACAGATATTAAGACATTATTCAGTAAGGATGGTATTTCTAAAAGAGATACTATCACAAATATGATGAAATCATCTAATGTAGTAGGGGCTATAAATGGAGATTACTTTTCCACAGTACATAATTCATACCCAGAGGGTGTAGTTATTGATGGTGGAATAATGGTGTCATCTCCTTATGATACATGGAATCAAGGACTTCCTGTATTTGCAGTGGATAATTATAAGAACCCTTCCATATCCTTCTGGGATTGGAGCATAAAAGTAATAGCTCAAAACGGAGCGGCTTTAAATGTAAAAGCAATGAACAAAGAAAGTAAATTACACGAGGATATCATAATATACGATAAAAATTGGAATAGTCAATCCTTAGGGAACAAGGTATTCAATGATCTTATAGAAGTAGTAGTAGTTAACGATTATGTGTCTGAAATAAGAGTAGGTCAACCTCCTATTTCTTTCCCTCAGGATGGATATATTATAACTGGAAGAGGAAGTGTTGCAAATCAGCTATCAAATAACTTTCATGTTGGAGAAAGAGTATCTTTAGAATATCATACATCACCTGATTATAACAGCATAGTTGCTGCAATTGGTGGTGGAAGTCCTCTGTTAAAGGATGGGGCCAGAACTCCTTTTAAGATAAATATTCAAGGGGATCATCCTAGAACAGCCATTGGAATAACTAGAGATAAAAGAGAGATTATAATGGCTACAATTGACGGTAGAGATACATCATACAAGGGAGTTAGTCAGGAAACAATGGCAGATATAATGCTGACTCTAGGTGCCTATGATGCAATTAATCTTGACGGAGGCGGCTCTACAACTATGGCTATTAAGCCTGCTGGTACTGATGATCCTGTAATTGTAAACCGTCCTTCTGAAGGAAGTCAGAGAAAAGTGACAAATGGAATCGGCGTAACTAGTACTGCTCCTCAAGGTGACCTAAGCTATATTAAGGTCTATACTGATGACAGTAAAATGTTTGTTAATACTACCAGAAAGTTTTATATAAAGGGCTTCGATGAATTTCATAATCCAGTAGATGTAGATGATGAAAGTGTTCAATTCTTTATAGATGGGATAAATGGCAAATTTAATGGAAATGTTCTTACAGCAAATAGCTCGGGTGAAGGAACAGTAAAAGCCTTTTATAACAATACACATGCAGAAATGAAAATCAAGGTATTAGGCGATGTAAAAGAGCTTCAATTAGAAACAGATAAGTTTGGTATAGATGCATCTAGTCAGAAAAGCCTTGGAAAAATATATGGAAAGAACAGCCAAGGACATGTAGCACTTATAGAGTCAAATGATATAGCTTGGGAATCAATAGGTAACGTAGGCTATGTGCAGGATGGTATATTCTACAGTGCAGATAAGCCAGCTGCTGGTGCGCTTGTAGCTAGATTAGGAAGTGCAGTAGAAAGCACATTGGTTTCCGTAGGATTTGAGGAAATCATGATAAATGATTTCGAAGGTCTAGGTGGTATTAGCTTCTTGTCATATCCAAATGTGGTTACAGGCAGTATTGAGCAAAGCTCTGACAGCAAGGTTGGACTTGGCTCTGTAAAACTTAGATATGATTTTACAGGCTCTGATGAAACTAGAGCAGCGTATATAGCTTTTGGTGAAAAAGGGGTACAGCTTAGCAAAAACCCAGAAAAAATAGGCATGTGGGTATATGGCAATGAAAATAACAGCTGGATAAGAGGACAAATGTCTGATGCCAATGGAAAAGCTATTAAGCTTGATTTTGCTACTAATGTGGATTGGAAGGGCTGGAAGTTCGTCACTGCTAATATTCCTTCTGATGCCGCATATCCAGTAACATTAGAGAGAATTTATGTAACAGAAATAAATCCTATGAATAAATACTCAGGCGAGTTGCTTTTTGATGGTTTAAAAGCAATGTATCCGAAAAACTTTGATGTAGTTAATCTTCCTTCCTCTACATCAGTAAAGGATGAAAAACAGAAAACTGTTGATACAGTAGAAAGTGGATTTAAGTTTATAATGGGCTTTGGAATAGATAAATTAGATAATCTATATAAACAGCAGATTGCAAAGCAAATTACTAATCGCTTATCTAATAGTAAATATGGATTTTTTATGGGACAAATTGATGAAAGTCTGAAAAAAGGAACTAATGCAAAAATAGTAGAGGTCTCAACTGGGTATTTACCAATTAGAGATGGTGATATATTATTCATCAGAGCTGATAGCTCAAAGGGTGGCTTGAGAGCATCAAATCCTGAGCAATGGATAGGGTTAAAAAATGATCTGTCTATAGCTACTCAAAATAATATAATAATCGCTATGTCAAAACCTGTATTTGGCAGCAATGGATTTACAGATAAGCTTGAGGCAAAGCTGCTTCATGATACATTAGTGCAATATGCAGAAAAAGGCAAGAATATATGGGTAGTATCTAACGGAGGTAAAAACGAAGTAGACTTAAGAGATGGTGTTAGATATATAGAATTGTCCAAGCCAAATCTAAATACCACAAGTACTACATTTGATTTAAGACTATTAGAATTTTCATATAATAATGGCGAGTTAACATATGACTTTGTGCCAGTATTCAAAAAGTAGGGGATAATCTCCCCTACTTTGCTTTCTCCACATCTTATGTTTGTATCTAATTTGTCGTAAATATCTATATTGCTTTCATTTATCCTCATACTAGTAATTAATCCTACAGTTACAATTGTAAGTATGACAATTAATCCCATATATAACATCCTTTTCTTTGCCATCAATCATCTCTCCTTTTAGTAGTTATTATTCGTCTTTTTATGCTGTTTATTCATGAAAATATATACAAGCTTTTTAGAATAATTTAGCCATCTTCTAAATATATATTTATATCCACTAAAGCATAAGGAGGGCGGCAAATGAAAAATTTAAGAGTATTAACTACTCATGTTGAAGAGAAATATAAAGCTGCAAGGGAAATCAGCAATTATTTAAGTACATATTTTGAAGCTTACCCAAGACATGATGACATAATAATTGTAGGTATTGGAACGGACAAGTGTATAGGTGATTGCTTGGGTCCCCTTGTGGGAACTATTTTAAAGAAAAGAGATTTCATTTCCCCAGTATATGGAACCTTGAAAAGGCCATTGCACGCTCTTAATTTAAAGGATAGGGTATTGAGTATAAAGTCCAGACATCCTGATGCTTTTATAATTGCAATAGATGCATGCTTAGGAGAAGATGATAGTGTAGGAACTATACAGATAAGAAGTGGTCCCATAGATCCAGGTAAGGGTGTAGGAAAAAATCTTCCATCAGTAGGTGATTTATCAATAATAGGAATAGTTGAAAAGCTAGGCAATGATAATAATTCTTCACTTCATAACATAAGGCTTTCATTTATATTTGAAATGGCAGAGATAATTGCAGAAGGGATTATGATGGGTCTGTGATAATTGAGATTTGAGAATTAATTATGAATAAAAATTGTCATCCTGAGCGTAGCGAATGGTCTTAAATATAGATTCTTCACTACGTTCAGAATGACAACACCTATAGTTTTCTTCTATTCTAATATATTTAACAAATCAAATATTAGCTTACACGCTTCTCCTCTAGTTAAGCAATCCTTTGGTCTAAATTTACCATTTGAGCCATTCATTATTCCCATTATTTGAAGGTTTTTTATGGCATTAAGTGCTTCATCAGAGATTTCGCTAATATCTGAATAGTCTAACTGAAAATCTAGATTATCATCATAGCCTATGGCTCTGCTAATAATAATTGCTGCCTCTTCCCTTGCTATGTATTCATCAGGTTTAAATTCGTTGGTTTCTTCATATCCTGTTATAATATTTGCCTCCGTTATTGCTATTACATGCTCAACTGCCCAGTTGTCTATATCGCAAGCATCTGCATACTCTAAGTCATTATCCTCTGGCTTAAGCTGCAAGGCACGGGATAGCATTACTGATATTTCCTGTCTGGTTATTTTATCATTTGGGTTAAAATTGCTTCCATCTCCACTGACTATATTCATATCATGAAGACTTATAATATAACTTTTTGACCAAGTCCTAGATATGTCTAAGAAAGGATATATACTTCCAGTTTTAGATATCCAATTTCCAACAAGCCAGCCCTCTTTATTTATTTCCTTAGCCTTAACCTTATACCAAAAATAACCGTTATTTAGTACTGGTCCTTCTAATACCTGAAACTCCATTAAATTAGTTACTTCCACAATATCTGAACCATTAGGCGTTTCCTTTAGGTTCATAATATGTCTGCCATCAAGCCTTACAATATCTCCTTCAGTATAAGTCAATATATCGCCATAGTGAAGGTCCTTTGGTGTATCAAATTTAGAGCTTTTACTTGGAAGTCCCTGCTTAGGCAGTAGTTTATTATCTATTGGAGTTATTTTTTGTCCATATTCCTTTTCTGCTATGGAATATATCAAATTCTGATAGGTCTGTTTTTTCAATCCCGTGTTTGGATTATTAGATTTACTCCAGCCATTGTATGCCCATATGGCAAAATACCAATTTTCTAATACATTTGGGTTCATGTCCCCTATTTGCGGAAGCTTCTCTAAAGCAGTATCCCATTTTCTAAGAAGCACATCTGCTCCTGCTTCTATATTGTAGTCAATATCGTACTTTAATTTCTCATTATCAAACCAGCCATATTTATTATGTACTTGCATGAGTCCTACGCTGCCTCCTCTACTTACAAAGGCAGAGCCATCATTGTTAAATTGCTTAAACACGCTTTCAACTCTGGCTATGGACTTTAGTATGACTGAAGGTATGCCTCTTTTTCTAGCTACCTCTTCAATCTTTTTTTCTAGTTCTGCCCTAGGTGGATTTGAAGGCTTTGTGCTTGCGCCTACACTTTTATAAGAAAACATAAGCAGTATTATCGTACACAGGACAGAAATAAAAATCCTTCTTAACATAACTACACCCCATTCTCATTATTCAAAGGCCAAGAATATAGATTAGTAATTTTTGCTAGTAAAGTTTTTTAATATTCATATTATATACTATAAAAATTTTTTTGTAAAATGTAACAGTTGGGACATGTTTTTTGTTATTATAAAGAGAAGTATTCTACATTTAACTTCAAGGATAAAAATAACTCCAGCAGATTTTTTAACTAGTCTACTGGAGTTTTTCTCTAATATATTCTATTTACTTTTTCCTTTACTTCCTTTTCTATGGCTTTAAGCTTATTATATGCAGCATCATAGCTTTTTCCATTAGCTGACATGTAGACCTTTAGCTTTGGCTCTGTGCCAGAAGGTCTTAAGGCATACCATGAATTGTCTTCAAATATAAACTTGATTACATTTTCTTTAGGAAGACCTAATATAGATTCTTCACTGCGTTCAGAATGACAAACATGTGTAGAAGGTGAATTATCACATAGTTTACTGCTTCCAGCCATATAATCATTTACTCTCCAGATTTTTAAATCTGCTATTTCTTTAGGAAAGTCTTTTCTAAAGCCATCCATTATAGAATCAATTTTTCTTTTTCCTTCTATCCCTTCAAGATTTATTGAGAACAATTCTTCTATATAGTATCCAAATCTTTCATATAGCTGGAGCAATGCCTGATGTAAATTAAGTTCCTTTGTTTTATAATAGGCAGCCATTTCACATATTAGCATCGAAGCAATTACTGCGTCTTTTTCTCTTACAAAAGTGCCTGTCAAATATCCAAAGCTTTCCTCGTATCCAAACTGAAAGCTGTATTCTCCCGATTGTTCAAATTTTTTTATCTTTTCTCCTATATACTTAAATCCCGTAAGAGTATCTATGGTTTCCACTCCATAATGATTAGCTATGACTCTTCCCAGTTCACTTGTTACTATAGTCTTTATAATAACTGAATTTAAAGGAATGTCTTTTCTGCTAGACAGTATATAGTCTAGAAGCAATGCACCTGTTTGGTTTCCATTTAAGACAATGTATTCTCCTTTGTCATCCTTTACAACTACTCCTACCCTATCACAGTCAGGGTCTGTCCCTAATATAATGTCACCCTTTACCTTTTCTCCTAGTTCTATTGCCAGCTTAAATGCCTTAGGATCTTCAGGATTAGGATAGCTTACTGTGGAAAAATTTGAATCTGGCAGCTCCTGCTCCTTTACAACATAGACATTTTTATACCCAAGCTCCTCCAATACTCTTCTAACAGGAATGTTTCCCGTTCCATGAAGTGGAGTATATACAATATTTATATTTTTATCAATATCATCTCTTAGGCTAAGAGTCTTCACATTCTCTATATAAATATCATCTATTTCTTTTCCAATAATAGCTATAAGCTCTTTATTAAAGGCTTCTTGCTCATTCATAGTCTTTACATCTGAGAAATCCTTTATGTCTTTTACTCTTGCTATGACTTTGTCAGCTACATCAGGTACCATTTGGCCTCCATCAGCACCATATGCCTTGTATCCATTGTATTCAGCAGGATTGTGACTAGCTGTGATAACTATCCCAGCATTGGCCTGTAGATGTCTAACTGCAAAGGAAAGCTCAGGAGTTGGTCTTAGGCTTTCAAAAAGATATGCTTTTATTCCATTTGCAGCTAATACTAATGCAGAGGTCTTAGCAAACTCTCTAGATTTGTGCCTAGAATCATAGGCTATAACACAGCTTTTGTCATCCTGAGCATCGCGAAGGGTCTTAAAATTTTTCACTTCGTTCAGAATGACATCATCGTTGCCTTTAACTAAATCTCCATTGCCTAGAATAAACTCAGCTAGTCCTTGTGTAGCCTTAGATACTGTGTATTTGTTCATTCTATTCGTTCCTGCACCTATTTTACCTCTTAAACCGCCTGTTCCAAATTCTAAATCCTTGTAAAATCTATCTTCAATTTCTGCAATATTATCTTTAATCCCTAGCAACTCTTTTTTAGCTTCACCATCAATATCCGGGCTCTTTAGCCATAAATTATATTTATCCATGAAATCCATAGTAGCTTCTCCTTTTTCTCATGTTATCTGTAGTATATTATACTATATTAAGAAAAAAAAGGCTACCAAGTATGACAGGCAAGCCCTATTGTATTACATATTTCTGTATAATTGCAGCTTAAGCGTTTTGGGTTTTATGTATTTTTTCATTTATACTCTCATAGCCAGGGCTCCCCCTCTAAAAATGTTCATTTATAATGCTTTCCATGTGTGCCCTATCAATGTCTAAATAATATATTCCATTTATTTTTATTCCTTTTCCCTTCAATGTAAAAGTCTCAATGGTATCTGAATCTAAGGCTTTGAGCAATAAAGCAAGGGCTCCTATTTGATCAAGCTTAAGGTCAGTAAATATTTTGTCCTTCATTTTCAAATATAGAGGAATCACATCAGACAGCTTACCATTTTCTTTAATCTGATTAAACAGTGCCATCATAAACTTATGCTGCTGACTTATTCTAGCAAAATCTCCTGCAGGCACATCTCTATTTCTTATATAGATGAGAGCCTGATCCCCATTTAGCTTCTGCTCTCCCTTCTTTAAGACCTCTTCTCCAAGGTCCATGTCTCTTTCTACATCTATAGTTACTCCTCCTATTGTGTCTACAATGCTTTTCACAGAATCCATATCAACAGTAATATAATAATGAACATCGATCCCTAGTAAGCCCTCTACTGCTTCTACTGCATACTGATTCCCTTTTTTCTTAGGACCTCCGCCAAAGGCCATAGCATGATTTATTTTGTCCTTGTTTTTATTACCTGGAATGTCTGTATAGCTATCTCTCGGAATAGATAACATCTTTACTTTTGTTGTATCAATGTTTACCGAGACTACAATAATTGAATCGCTGCGATATCCTTTTTTTCTTGATTCACGTTCTTCACTGCTATCTACTCCTAGGAGAAGTAGATTGATTACATTTTTGTTAAAGGAAAGTTCCTCTAGCTTTTCCTTCTGTTGTTCTTCTCCTTGTTCTTTTTGTTCTTCCAGCTCAATTTGCCTTTGAGCATATTTTCGCTCATGATTATACAGGTCTTCCGGCTTCTTCAAATCCTTCTCAAAGGCTTTATGAGGATTGGTCAAATTACTAATTTTTTGGAATCCTATAATACCTGCTATTAATAAGATACTAGCTGTACAAATCATAATTATGCATAGTGTTTTTTTCTTATTCATTGCTTAACACCCTCAGAATGTATACATTTTAAATATTCTTATTCTATACTTTGACCAGCTTAATTTTTTTCTGAATCTAATCTTAAAAGTTTGCCTTTTTATTTTCTATTTTAAGCTTTTCCTTAAAACGGTTTACTATAATATTCATTTCTTCAATCCTCATAAAGCAAATAATAGTAAAGTATAGGACAGCCCCTATGCCAACGGAGCTTATTAGTGCCAAATTAGCACTAAGAGATTTAAGTAGAACAATATAGATTACTTTAGCTATAGCCCCCATAATCAAGGAAGCTAATATGGTTTTTAAAAAAGAAGCAGCAATACTTTTCAAGCCAAATGCTCCTAGCTTCTTTCTAAAGCTTATAAACAATAACACTGTACAGAATATAGCTGATATACTAGTAGCCAATGCAAGCCCAGCTATTCCCATAAACCTCGAAAGAATAATATTTAGAAATATGTTCATAGTCATGGCAACTGTAGCATTGATCATAGGTGTTTTGGTATCCTGCATAGAATAAAATGCTCTTGAAAGAATATCTCTAAAACCAATGCCTATAATACCAATTGAGTAAAAAAATAAGGCGCTTGATGTCATGTGTATGGCCTTTAAATCAAAAGCTCCTCTGCCAAATAGAAGTCCAACCACTGGCTCTGCAAATATCATAGAGCCAACTGTAGCAGGTATTACTAATAATCCTATTATATTTATGGCTTCAGATATTGTTCTTTTTAGTTCCTTAGTATTATTTTCAACAGCCATTTTTGATATCATAGGATACATAGCAATAGATATTGAGGTTACAAATATACCCTGAATAAACTCAACAAGCCTATTGGAATAATTTAAGGCTGAAATTCCCCCTACTGCTATACTTGATGCAATAGTTCTGTCTACCAGCACATTGATTTGATCTACAGAACCCCCTATTATGACAGGAAATATTAAATATATCATTTGAATAACATGTTTATCTTTCATATTTGTTATCAGCTTATATCTATAACCTTTCTTATAGACAAAGGGAAGTAAAAATAATAATTGAGAAGCATTCGCTACTACTACACCTATGGGCAATACCATAATACTTATATTGAAGCTTAAAAAAATTGATATGATAATAGCTAAGTTCAGTGGAAACCCAACCAATGCTGGTATTATGTAATTTCCCTTTAGCTGAAGAAATCCATTGAAAATATATATAAGGCTGGTAAAATATATGCCAAATAAACTTATTCTTGTAAACCGCACTGCCAAGGCTAAAGTTTCCCCCTTAAATCCCGAGGCAAATAAACGGACTATTTCCTTTGTAAATAATAACCCAAAGACAACTATTACTGTACATATAATAATTAGAATATTGACAATATTATTTGTATACCTATTTCCTTCCTCTTCTCCGTACTCCTGTTCTATTCTACAATACATGGGTATATATCCTGTAGATACGGCTATACCAATAAATGCAAATATGACCATAGGTATGGATAGTGATATTAAGTAGGCATCGCTAATATTTGAAGCGCCATAAATATAAGACAAAATAATATCTCTAGTAAAACCAAATATTTTTGATAATATTGTAATTAACATTAAAAGAATGGCTGTTTTTTTCATTTTATTTTCCTATAAATAACTAACAATATTTATTTTTGATGTAAAGGCTTTAATATCCTCTATTAAAGACTGGAGCTTTTCTCCAGTACTCAAGTCAAGTAAATTACCATCTTTATCAAATGCAGGATGCACCATTATCTCTATGCTATATAATTCTGGTTTGCTAATTGTCATCACATCCTCTGCCGAACCAAAATACCTTATATCTGAAAGTCTATTTGCACGTAAAACTGAATTGTAAATAATCTTATAAAGCTTTTTTAGCCCTTTAATCCCATTGCCACAATTTCTAGTCAATCGAACTGAGCTAATTTCATTTTTATGAGCAATTCTTATGGTTTCCCTAAAGATAGCCCATTCTGTATGGTAATGATGATGTGAATCAATATGGGTAGGAATAACTCCTCTAGACATTAGCTTGTCAATTTGTGCTTGAAATTCTTCATAAACTGCGCCTCGTTCTTCTCTATTCAAGTAAAAAATAGTCTTTCTTTCTCCATTGAACATCCCATTATCATCACAAAATTTGTGGCATTGTGTCATTCTTTCTGTAAGAGGATAGCCATCAACTAGATTTAGATGAATTCCTATTTTTCCATTAAGATTATATTCATTTATCAATTCACAGGCATTTTCAAATCCAGGCATATTTGTCATTATTGTAGCACTTGATGCCAAGTTTTCTTCAAAGGCTTGCGCTATGGCCTTGTTAATGATTTCTGAAATTCCAAAATCATCAGCATTGACTATTAATTTCATATTCTTCCCCCAACTTATATTTATATGGCATCTGATTACAATTTTAGCCACAGTCACGTCAGACTGTGTGAAAATTCACATTCTATACGTTTTTGTCATTCTGAACGCAGTGAAGAATCTGTATTTGAAGCTATTAAAGACCCATTCGCTCTACTCAGGGTAACAGTTTACACAGTCTGGCGTCTCCATATTAGATTCTACTTCTTTTAAATATAAGAATAGGATTAAAAGCAAAATCCAATATCCAGAAGCTAAATATCCGCCTTTTTGAAAATTCAATATAATGA is part of the Proteiniborus sp. MB09-C3 genome and encodes:
- a CDS encoding FeoA family protein, with amino-acid sequence MNTLNSVKCGETVTVVKLHGEGAVKRRIMDMGITKGVKIMVRKYAPLGDPIEVNVRGYELSLRKADAEMIEVQ
- a CDS encoding FeoA family protein — its product is MPLTMAAIGETNFIKKIVGKDDVRKFLASLGFVEGADVTIVSELAGNVILNVKNTRVALDKVMANRIMV
- a CDS encoding metal-dependent transcriptional regulator, which codes for MKIQESAENYLETILMLKNRIGQVRSIDIVNELNFSKPSVSNAMKQFRENGYVTIDKKGFITLTESGLEIAERIYERHSLLTEWLVALGVSKETALEDACRIEHHISQESFEKIKVHCEKCILSNNCKKNDN
- a CDS encoding phosphodiester glycosidase family protein, which codes for MNRYIRNFVVGVSSAAIIFCSFTPSFASKPFIIHEEKMSENISSGVIHETIKQFNANGWWNINVLRINLDDQYTDIKTLFSKDGISKRDTITNMMKSSNVVGAINGDYFSTVHNSYPEGVVIDGGIMVSSPYDTWNQGLPVFAVDNYKNPSISFWDWSIKVIAQNGAALNVKAMNKESKLHEDIIIYDKNWNSQSLGNKVFNDLIEVVVVNDYVSEIRVGQPPISFPQDGYIITGRGSVANQLSNNFHVGERVSLEYHTSPDYNSIVAAIGGGSPLLKDGARTPFKINIQGDHPRTAIGITRDKREIIMATIDGRDTSYKGVSQETMADIMLTLGAYDAINLDGGGSTTMAIKPAGTDDPVIVNRPSEGSQRKVTNGIGVTSTAPQGDLSYIKVYTDDSKMFVNTTRKFYIKGFDEFHNPVDVDDESVQFFIDGINGKFNGNVLTANSSGEGTVKAFYNNTHAEMKIKVLGDVKELQLETDKFGIDASSQKSLGKIYGKNSQGHVALIESNDIAWESIGNVGYVQDGIFYSADKPAAGALVARLGSAVESTLVSVGFEEIMINDFEGLGGISFLSYPNVVTGSIEQSSDSKVGLGSVKLRYDFTGSDETRAAYIAFGEKGVQLSKNPEKIGMWVYGNENNSWIRGQMSDANGKAIKLDFATNVDWKGWKFVTANIPSDAAYPVTLERIYVTEINPMNKYSGELLFDGLKAMYPKNFDVVNLPSSTSVKDEKQKTVDTVESGFKFIMGFGIDKLDNLYKQQIAKQITNRLSNSKYGFFMGQIDESLKKGTNAKIVEVSTGYLPIRDGDILFIRADSSKGGLRASNPEQWIGLKNDLSIATQNNIIIAMSKPVFGSNGFTDKLEAKLLHDTLVQYAEKGKNIWVVSNGGKNEVDLRDGVRYIELSKPNLNTTSTTFDLRLLEFSYNNGELTYDFVPVFKK
- the yyaC gene encoding spore protease YyaC: MKNLRVLTTHVEEKYKAAREISNYLSTYFEAYPRHDDIIIVGIGTDKCIGDCLGPLVGTILKKRDFISPVYGTLKRPLHALNLKDRVLSIKSRHPDAFIIAIDACLGEDDSVGTIQIRSGPIDPGKGVGKNLPSVGDLSIIGIVEKLGNDNNSSLHNIRLSFIFEMAEIIAEGIMMGL
- a CDS encoding S-layer homology domain-containing protein → MLRRIFISVLCTIILLMFSYKSVGASTKPSNPPRAELEKKIEEVARKRGIPSVILKSIARVESVFKQFNNDGSAFVSRGGSVGLMQVHNKYGWFDNEKLKYDIDYNIEAGADVLLRKWDTALEKLPQIGDMNPNVLENWYFAIWAYNGWSKSNNPNTGLKKQTYQNLIYSIAEKEYGQKITPIDNKLLPKQGLPSKSSKFDTPKDLHYGDILTYTEGDIVRLDGRHIMNLKETPNGSDIVEVTNLMEFQVLEGPVLNNGYFWYKVKAKEINKEGWLVGNWISKTGSIYPFLDISRTWSKSYIISLHDMNIVSGDGSNFNPNDKITRQEISVMLSRALQLKPEDNDLEYADACDIDNWAVEHVIAITEANIITGYEETNEFKPDEYIAREEAAIIISRAIGYDDNLDFQLDYSDISEISDEALNAIKNLQIMGIMNGSNGKFRPKDCLTRGEACKLIFDLLNILE
- a CDS encoding phospho-sugar mutase; translation: MDFMDKYNLWLKSPDIDGEAKKELLGIKDNIAEIEDRFYKDLEFGTGGLRGKIGAGTNRMNKYTVSKATQGLAEFILGNGDLVKGNDDVILNEVKNFKTLRDAQDDKSCVIAYDSRHKSREFAKTSALVLAANGIKAYLFESLRPTPELSFAVRHLQANAGIVITASHNPAEYNGYKAYGADGGQMVPDVADKVIARVKDIKDFSDVKTMNEQEAFNKELIAIIGKEIDDIYIENVKTLSLRDDIDKNINIVYTPLHGTGNIPVRRVLEELGYKNVYVVKEQELPDSNFSTVSYPNPEDPKAFKLAIELGEKVKGDIILGTDPDCDRVGVVVKDDKGEYIVLNGNQTGALLLDYILSSRKDIPLNSVIIKTIVTSELGRVIANHYGVETIDTLTGFKYIGEKIKKFEQSGEYSFQFGYEESFGYLTGTFVREKDAVIASMLICEMAAYYKTKELNLHQALLQLYERFGYYIEELFSINLEGIEGKRKIDSIMDGFRKDFPKEIADLKIWRVNDYMAGSSKLCDNSPSTHVCHSERSEESILGLPKENVIKFIFEDNSWYALRPSGTEPKLKVYMSANGKSYDAAYNKLKAIEKEVKEKVNRIY
- a CDS encoding LCP family protein gives rise to the protein MNKKKTLCIIMICTASILLIAGIIGFQKISNLTNPHKAFEKDLKKPEDLYNHERKYAQRQIELEEQKEQGEEQQKEKLEELSFNKNVINLLLLGVDSSEERESRKKGYRSDSIIVVSVNIDTTKVKMLSIPRDSYTDIPGNKNKDKINHAMAFGGGPKKKGNQYAVEAVEGLLGIDVHYYITVDMDSVKSIVDTIGGVTIDVERDMDLGEEVLKKGEQKLNGDQALIYIRNRDVPAGDFARISQQHKFMMALFNQIKENGKLSDVIPLYLKMKDKIFTDLKLDQIGALALLLKALDSDTIETFTLKGKGIKINGIYYLDIDRAHMESIINEHF